The following are encoded in a window of Staphylococcus piscifermentans genomic DNA:
- the gatA gene encoding Asp-tRNA(Asn)/Glu-tRNA(Gln) amidotransferase subunit GatA has protein sequence MSIRYESVEKLSEMIKNKEIKPSEVVKDIYDAIEETDPTIQSFLALDKENAVKKAEELDELQAKDQMEGKLFGIPMGIKDNIITEGLETTCASKMLEGFVPIYESTVMNKLHNENAVLIGKLNMDEFAMGGSTETSYYKKTVNPFDHTAVPGGSSGGSAAAVAAGLVPFSLGSDTGGSIRQPAAYCGIVGMKPTYGRVSRFGLVAFASSLDQIGPLTRNVKDNAIVLETIVGEDKHDSTSAPVEDNDFTSDIGKDIRGMKIALPKEYLGEGVNDEVKEAVRNAVEILEGEGAIVEEVSLPNTGYGIPSYYVIASSEASSNLSRFDGIRYGFHSKEAKTLDELYKLSRSEGFGKEVKRRILLGTFALSSGYYDAYYKKSQKVRTLIRQDFERVFEDYDVVVGPTTPTPAFNLGEEINDPLTMYANDLLTTPVNLAGLPGISVPCGQSNDRPIGLQFIGKPFDEKTLYRVAYQFEQQYNLHDQYQNL, from the coding sequence ATGTCTATTCGTTATGAATCAGTTGAAAAATTAAGCGAAATGATTAAGAACAAAGAAATCAAACCTTCAGAAGTTGTCAAAGATATCTATGACGCTATTGAAGAAACTGATCCGACTATTCAATCATTTTTAGCATTAGATAAAGAAAATGCAGTTAAAAAAGCAGAAGAATTAGATGAATTGCAAGCGAAAGACCAAATGGAAGGCAAGTTATTCGGTATTCCTATGGGAATTAAAGATAACATTATCACTGAAGGTCTTGAAACTACTTGTGCCAGCAAAATGCTGGAAGGGTTCGTTCCAATTTATGAATCTACTGTTATGAATAAATTGCATAATGAAAATGCCGTATTAATCGGTAAATTAAATATGGATGAATTCGCAATGGGCGGTTCAACTGAAACTTCTTATTACAAAAAGACAGTGAATCCATTTGACCACACAGCAGTACCAGGCGGTTCTTCAGGCGGTTCAGCAGCAGCGGTGGCAGCTGGTTTAGTGCCATTCAGCTTAGGTTCTGATACTGGCGGTTCTATCCGTCAACCAGCAGCTTATTGCGGTATTGTTGGTATGAAACCGACATATGGTCGTGTATCTCGTTTTGGTTTAGTTGCTTTCGCATCTTCATTAGACCAAATCGGACCTTTAACACGCAACGTTAAAGACAATGCGATTGTTTTAGAAACAATTGTAGGTGAAGATAAACACGATTCAACAAGTGCGCCTGTAGAAGATAATGATTTTACTTCAGATATCGGCAAAGATATCAGAGGTATGAAAATTGCATTGCCTAAAGAATATTTAGGTGAAGGTGTAAATGATGAAGTAAAAGAAGCAGTTCGAAATGCTGTTGAAATTTTAGAAGGGGAAGGCGCTATTGTTGAAGAAGTATCCTTACCAAATACAGGTTATGGTATTCCTTCTTATTATGTTATCGCATCTTCTGAAGCTTCATCTAACTTATCACGTTTTGATGGTATCCGTTATGGTTTCCATTCTAAAGAGGCGAAAACATTAGATGAATTATATAAATTATCTCGTAGCGAAGGATTCGGTAAAGAAGTTAAACGTCGTATCTTATTAGGTACTTTCGCATTAAGTTCTGGTTACTATGATGCTTACTACAAGAAATCTCAAAAAGTAAGAACATTGATCCGTCAAGACTTTGAACGTGTCTTTGAAGACTATGATGTAGTAGTTGGACCTACAACACCTACACCAGCCTTCAATCTAGGCGAAGAAATCAATGATCCGTTAACAATGTATGCAAACGATTTATTAACAACTCCAGTCAATCTTGCCGGCTTACCTGGTATCTCAGTACCTTGCGGCCAATCAAATGACAGACCAATCGGATTGCAGTTTATCGGCAAACCATTCGATGAAAAAACACTTTACCGTGTTGCTTATCAATTCGAACAACAATATAACTTACATGACCAATATCAAAATTTATAA
- the gatB gene encoding Asp-tRNA(Asn)/Glu-tRNA(Gln) amidotransferase subunit GatB — protein MHFETVIGLEVHVELKTDSKMFSPSPAHFGAEPNSNTNVIDLAYPGVLPVVNRRAVDWAMRASMALNMEIATESKFDRKNYFYPDNPKAYQISQFDQPIGEHGYIDIEVDGETKRIGITRLHMEEDAGKSTHKDGYSLVDLNRQGTPLIEIVSEPDIRSPQEAYAYLEKLRSIIQYTGVSDCKMEEGSLRCDANISLRPYGQEEFGTKAELKNLNSFNYVRKGLEYEEKRQEEELLNGGEVLQETRRFDESTGKTILMRVKEGSDDYRYFPEPDIVPLYVDEEWKERVRQTIPELPDARKEKYVNEYGLPAYDAHVLTLTKEMSDFFEGAVEAGADVKLTSNWLMGGVNEYLNKNQVELQDTKLTPENLAGMIKLIEDGTMSSKIAKKVFPELAENGGDAKQIMEDKGLVQISDESVLLNFVNEALDNNPQSVEDFKNGKGRAKGFLVGQIMKASKGQANPQMVNKLLQQELDKR, from the coding sequence ATGCATTTTGAAACAGTGATTGGACTTGAAGTCCATGTTGAGTTGAAAACAGACTCTAAAATGTTCTCTCCATCACCTGCACATTTCGGAGCAGAACCTAACTCAAATACAAATGTAATCGACCTAGCATACCCAGGTGTCTTGCCAGTTGTAAACAGACGCGCTGTAGACTGGGCAATGCGTGCATCTATGGCTTTAAATATGGAAATTGCGACTGAATCTAAATTCGACCGTAAAAACTATTTCTATCCAGATAACCCGAAAGCGTATCAAATTTCACAATTTGACCAACCAATCGGAGAACATGGTTACATTGATATCGAAGTAGACGGCGAAACAAAACGTATCGGTATTACACGTCTTCATATGGAAGAAGATGCTGGTAAATCAACACATAAAGACGGTTACTCATTAGTAGACTTGAACCGTCAAGGTACGCCATTAATTGAAATTGTTTCAGAACCAGATATCCGTTCACCTCAAGAGGCGTATGCTTACCTTGAAAAATTACGTTCAATTATCCAATATACAGGCGTTTCTGACTGTAAAATGGAAGAAGGTTCATTGCGTTGTGATGCCAATATTTCATTACGTCCGTATGGTCAAGAAGAATTCGGTACAAAAGCTGAATTGAAAAACTTGAACTCGTTCAACTATGTGCGTAAAGGTCTTGAATACGAAGAAAAACGCCAAGAAGAAGAACTATTGAACGGCGGAGAAGTATTGCAAGAAACACGTCGTTTCGATGAATCTACTGGTAAAACTATTTTGATGCGCGTTAAAGAAGGATCAGATGATTACCGTTACTTCCCAGAACCAGATATCGTACCATTGTACGTAGATGAAGAGTGGAAAGAACGCGTTCGTCAAACGATTCCAGAATTACCAGATGCACGTAAAGAAAAATACGTGAACGAATATGGCTTGCCTGCATACGATGCACACGTGTTGACTTTAACTAAAGAAATGTCCGATTTCTTTGAAGGTGCAGTTGAAGCGGGTGCAGATGTAAAATTAACTTCTAACTGGTTAATGGGCGGTGTCAATGAGTACTTGAACAAAAACCAAGTTGAACTTCAAGATACTAAATTAACACCTGAAAATCTTGCCGGTATGATTAAGTTAATTGAAGACGGCACAATGAGCAGTAAGATTGCGAAAAAAGTCTTCCCAGAATTAGCTGAAAATGGCGGCGACGCTAAACAAATTATGGAAGACAAAGGTTTAGTCCAAATCTCAGATGAGTCTGTATTATTAAACTTCGTAAACGAAGCATTAGATAATAACCCTCAATCTGTTGAAGACTTTAAAAACGGTAAAGGCCGTGCGAAAGGCTTCTTAGTTGGACAAATCATGAAAGCTTCTAAAGGACAAGCTAATCCGCAAATGGTTAATAAATTATTACAACAAGAGTTAGATAAACGCTGA
- the rlmD gene encoding 23S rRNA (uracil(1939)-C(5))-methyltransferase RlmD, translating to MEALKKNEVRKGRVIDLTHEGHGVVKIDRYPVFIPQALTGEEIEYKLIKVNKNFAIGKLLQIFEDSPERVEPPCVYYYKCGGCQLQHLAYDAQLEMKRNQVVNLFHRRGKYTDTVINETIGMKNPWYYRNKSQIPVGKNKAGKAVMGFYRQRSHDIIDMDECIIQDSVQNRLMVMIKDLLNQHKVSIYNEKSKEGLLRHVIIRVGHVSREVMVVFVTNGKKFKQAPAIIEKLVEAVPNIKSVIQNINESHSNVIMGRNSQTLYGKDEIIDDLDSVAFKISDQSFYQINSEQTVKLYNKALEYAQLNGNETVLDTYCGIGTIGLYMAEKAQHVYGVEVVPAAIKDAQQNAELNGYDNTTFVCGKAEDVIMQWKADGIQPDVVMVDPPRKGCDEQFLKTLLELNPKRIVYISCNPSTQQRDAGILTEQYQLKEITPVDMFPQTTHIETVALFERK from the coding sequence GTGGAAGCGTTAAAGAAAAATGAAGTAAGAAAAGGGCGTGTTATCGACCTGACTCATGAAGGACATGGAGTAGTGAAAATTGATAGATATCCCGTCTTTATTCCCCAAGCATTAACGGGTGAAGAAATCGAATATAAGTTGATTAAAGTCAATAAGAACTTTGCGATTGGAAAATTATTGCAGATTTTTGAAGACAGTCCTGAACGTGTAGAGCCTCCTTGTGTTTATTATTATAAATGCGGTGGATGCCAGTTGCAGCACCTTGCCTATGATGCTCAACTTGAAATGAAGCGCAATCAAGTCGTTAATCTTTTCCATAGAAGAGGGAAGTATACCGATACTGTAATTAACGAAACAATCGGCATGAAGAATCCTTGGTATTATCGTAATAAGTCTCAAATCCCTGTCGGCAAAAATAAAGCTGGCAAAGCCGTTATGGGATTCTATAGACAGCGCAGTCACGATATTATTGACATGGACGAGTGTATCATTCAAGACAGTGTGCAAAATCGCTTGATGGTTATGATTAAAGATTTGCTCAACCAACATAAGGTTTCAATTTATAATGAAAAATCAAAAGAGGGATTGTTGCGTCACGTTATTATCCGCGTAGGACATGTCTCACGTGAGGTAATGGTCGTTTTTGTTACGAATGGGAAGAAATTCAAACAAGCGCCAGCTATAATTGAGAAGTTGGTTGAAGCGGTGCCAAATATAAAAAGTGTGATTCAAAATATTAATGAATCCCATTCAAATGTGATTATGGGTCGAAACTCTCAAACGCTTTATGGCAAGGATGAAATTATAGATGATTTAGATTCCGTAGCCTTTAAAATCAGTGATCAATCATTTTATCAAATTAATTCAGAACAAACGGTTAAATTATATAATAAAGCTTTGGAGTATGCACAATTGAATGGCAATGAAACAGTGTTGGATACTTATTGCGGTATTGGAACAATAGGTTTATATATGGCTGAAAAAGCTCAACATGTTTATGGAGTGGAAGTAGTACCTGCAGCTATCAAGGACGCTCAACAAAATGCTGAGTTAAATGGTTATGACAATACGACCTTTGTGTGCGGAAAAGCAGAAGATGTGATTATGCAATGGAAAGCAGATGGAATTCAACCGGATGTGGTAATGGTGGATCCTCCCCGTAAAGGTTGCGATGAACAATTCTTAAAAACATTATTAGAATTGAACCCTAAGCGTATCGTTTATATTTCTTGCAATCCTTCTACTCAACAAAGGGATGCTGGTATTTTAACAGAACAATATCAATTGAAAGAAATTACTCCTGTGGATATGTTCCCGCAAACTACACATATCGAAACGGTCGCATTATTCGAAAGAAAATAA
- a CDS encoding general stress protein: MAEKDNKMSHSEAGKLGGEATSKEYNKDHYQEIGREGGDATASEKGKEFYEEIGKKGGDKTASEHDKEYYEKIGKEGGDATANEKGKDFYKEIGKKGGEDNSKYDK; this comes from the coding sequence ATGGCTGAAAAAGATAACAAAATGAGTCATTCAGAAGCGGGTAAACTAGGAGGAGAAGCAACTTCAAAAGAATACAACAAAGATCATTACCAAGAAATCGGCCGTGAAGGCGGAGATGCTACAGCTAGTGAAAAAGGGAAAGAATTTTACGAAGAAATCGGCAAAAAAGGCGGAGACAAAACAGCAAGCGAACACGACAAAGAATATTATGAAAAGATTGGTAAAGAAGGCGGAGACGCTACAGCTAACGAAAAAGGCAAAGATTTTTATAAAGAAATCGGCAAAAAGGGCGGAGAAGACAACTCTAAATACGATAAGTAA
- the dinB gene encoding DNA polymerase IV: protein MKERRIIHVDMDYFYAQVEVRDRPALRGKPVIVGGKASGRGVVTTASYEAREFGVHSAMPMAQAHKLCPNGYYIQPRFDYYREVSSQIMEIFRSYTEVVEPLALDEAYLDVTHLVRRDLPTSTIAQYIRRDIFEKTGLTASAGVSYNKYLAKLASGMNKPNGMKIINYNNVNEILMNLEIGDFPGVGKATKEVMHEHNIYNGQDLYDTSERELIRIFGKRGHGLYEKARGIDTRPVKQFRIRKSVGTERTFTTDENDDEVILLKVRELSEKTAERLNKIQKSGKTVTVKIKTHRFETLSRQRSLRDPVRSEIDIYNTAYTLYNELKDPDVPIRLIGVTVGNLEETEYENMSIYDFL from the coding sequence GTGAAAGAGCGTCGTATTATTCATGTGGATATGGATTATTTTTACGCACAAGTTGAAGTGCGTGATCGACCTGCTTTACGAGGTAAACCGGTTATTGTAGGTGGGAAAGCCAGTGGACGAGGGGTGGTCACAACTGCCTCATATGAAGCGCGCGAATTCGGTGTTCACTCTGCAATGCCCATGGCTCAAGCGCATAAACTGTGCCCAAATGGATATTATATTCAACCTCGTTTTGATTATTATCGTGAAGTCTCCAGTCAAATTATGGAAATTTTCCGCAGCTACACTGAAGTGGTAGAACCATTAGCCTTAGATGAAGCTTATTTAGATGTGACGCACTTGGTTCGTCGTGACTTGCCGACTTCAACAATTGCCCAATATATACGGCGGGATATTTTTGAAAAAACAGGTCTCACCGCTTCCGCTGGTGTTTCATACAATAAATATCTTGCTAAATTAGCGAGCGGGATGAACAAGCCGAATGGAATGAAAATCATCAACTATAATAATGTCAATGAGATTTTAATGAACCTCGAGATAGGTGACTTTCCAGGAGTAGGTAAAGCAACTAAAGAAGTCATGCATGAACATAATATTTATAATGGACAAGACTTGTATGATACGAGTGAGAGAGAGTTGATTCGTATCTTCGGAAAAAGAGGACATGGTCTTTATGAGAAAGCGCGAGGCATCGACACACGACCAGTGAAACAATTTCGCATTCGCAAATCAGTAGGGACAGAGAGAACTTTTACTACAGATGAGAATGATGACGAAGTGATTTTGTTAAAAGTAAGAGAATTGAGCGAAAAGACTGCAGAACGGTTAAATAAAATCCAAAAATCTGGAAAAACTGTTACTGTCAAAATTAAAACACACCGCTTTGAAACGCTCTCTAGACAACGCAGCTTAAGAGATCCTGTCAGAAGTGAAATTGATATTTATAATACAGCTTATACTTTATATAATGAATTAAAGGATCCGGATGTTCCGATTCGCTTGATTGGTGTGACAGTCGGTAATTTGGAAGAAACTGAATACGAAAATATGTCGATTTACGACTTTTTATAA
- a CDS encoding 3'-5' exonuclease codes for MNDKNAFVALDFETANGKRTSICSVGMVKVVDNEIVETFYTLVNPNDYFSQQNIKVHGIHPEDVETAPDFNFVLPYMLQFIADLPVVAHNAAFDMTVLHASIQALGAATPEMTYFCSLQLARRTVNARRYGLNHMMEYYHLDFHGHHDALNDAKACAMITFRLLKNYDSLNAMLAVYGKNLIDKG; via the coding sequence ATGAATGATAAAAATGCTTTTGTAGCGTTGGATTTTGAAACAGCGAATGGCAAACGTACTAGCATTTGTTCTGTGGGTATGGTAAAGGTCGTCGATAATGAGATTGTTGAAACCTTTTATACGCTCGTAAATCCTAATGATTATTTTTCACAGCAAAATATTAAAGTCCACGGTATCCATCCTGAAGATGTAGAAACGGCGCCTGACTTTAACTTTGTGCTTCCCTATATGTTGCAATTTATTGCAGACTTGCCTGTAGTGGCTCATAATGCCGCATTTGATATGACAGTACTGCATGCAAGCATCCAGGCATTAGGCGCTGCAACGCCAGAAATGACATATTTTTGTTCCTTACAGCTGGCAAGACGTACAGTCAATGCACGACGATACGGCTTAAATCATATGATGGAATATTATCACCTTGATTTTCATGGACACCACGATGCATTAAATGATGCGAAAGCGTGTGCGATGATTACCTTCCGCTTGCTAAAAAATTATGATAGTCTAAATGCGATGCTGGCAGTATACGGTAAAAATTTAATAGATAAAGGTTGA
- the murT gene encoding lipid II isoglutaminyl synthase subunit MurT, with protein sequence MRQWTAINLAKLARKASRAVGKRGTDLPGQVARRIDKDILRNLAEKVDDVVFISGTNGKTTTSNLIGHTLRANHIDIVHNNEGANMAAGITSAFIVQSNPNTKIAVIEIDEGSIPRVLKEMTPTMMVFTNFFRDQMDRFGEIDIMVNNIAEAISHKGIKLILNADDPFVSRLKIASESNVYYGMKAHAHEFEQSTMNESKYCPNCGRLLAYDYIHYNQIGHYHCVCGFKREAPKYEVSKFTVSPFIHLTIGDTTFDMKIAGDFNAYNAIAAYSVLRELGLNDESIRKGFETYTSDNGRMQYFKAGNKEAMINLAKNPAGMNASLSMGEQLEGKKVYVISLNDKPADGRDISWIYDADFEKLSNQDIEAIIVTGSRAEELQLRLKLAEVDVPVIVEKDIYKATAQTMDYTGKTVAIPNYTSLAPMLEQLNRSFEMRENQ encoded by the coding sequence ATGAGACAATGGACGGCAATCAACTTGGCAAAGTTAGCCCGTAAGGCAAGCCGTGCTGTCGGTAAACGCGGTACAGATCTGCCAGGTCAAGTTGCAAGAAGAATTGATAAAGACATTTTAAGAAATTTAGCTGAAAAAGTAGACGACGTCGTATTTATCAGTGGTACAAATGGTAAAACAACAACTTCAAATTTAATTGGTCATACTTTAAGAGCGAATCATATAGATATTGTGCATAATAATGAAGGTGCAAACATGGCTGCAGGTATTACATCTGCGTTTATTGTGCAATCTAATCCGAATACTAAAATTGCAGTGATTGAAATTGATGAAGGTTCAATTCCGCGTGTGTTAAAAGAAATGACACCAACAATGATGGTGTTCACCAACTTTTTCCGAGACCAAATGGATCGCTTTGGTGAAATTGATATTATGGTGAACAATATTGCAGAAGCAATCAGCCATAAAGGTATTAAATTGATATTAAATGCCGATGATCCTTTCGTCAGCCGCTTAAAAATCGCCAGTGAATCTAATGTATATTACGGCATGAAAGCTCATGCTCACGAATTCGAACAAAGTACAATGAACGAAAGTAAATACTGTCCGAACTGCGGACGATTGCTTGCTTACGATTACATACATTATAATCAAATCGGTCATTATCATTGTGTGTGCGGTTTTAAACGTGAAGCACCCAAATACGAAGTATCCAAATTTACAGTATCTCCATTTATTCATTTAACAATCGGTGATACCACTTTCGATATGAAAATAGCAGGGGACTTCAATGCTTATAATGCCATTGCAGCTTATAGTGTATTAAGAGAACTCGGTTTAAATGACGAATCGATTCGCAAAGGTTTTGAAACTTATACTTCTGATAATGGACGTATGCAATATTTCAAAGCTGGCAACAAAGAAGCAATGATTAATTTAGCGAAGAACCCGGCCGGTATGAATGCCAGCTTATCAATGGGTGAACAATTAGAAGGCAAGAAAGTTTATGTCATCAGTTTAAATGATAAACCAGCAGATGGTCGCGATATTTCTTGGATTTACGATGCGGATTTTGAAAAATTAAGCAATCAAGATATCGAAGCGATAATCGTGACAGGTTCTCGTGCTGAAGAATTGCAGTTACGCTTGAAATTAGCTGAAGTAGACGTGCCTGTTATTGTCGAAAAGGATATCTATAAAGCAACTGCTCAGACAATGGATTATACTGGTAAAACAGTTGCGATTCCGAACTATACATCACTTGCACCGATGCTTGAACAATTGAACCGTTCATTTGAAATGAGGGAAAATCAATGA
- the gatD gene encoding lipid II isoglutaminyl synthase subunit GatD produces MNELTVYHFMPDKLNLYSDIGNIIALKQRAKWRNIKLNVVEVNETEGVTLDNCDIFFIGGGSDREQALATEELSKIKDQLKAAIEDGMPGLTICGGYQFLGTKYITPDGTELEGLGILDFYTQSQKERLTGDIVIESETFGTIVGFENHGGRTYHDFGTFGKVKYGYGNNEEDRREGIHYKNLLGTYLHGPVLPKNHEITDYLLKKACERKGIPFEPHNLDNTEEEAAKQAIVERLEKQHK; encoded by the coding sequence ATGAATGAATTAACAGTCTATCACTTTATGCCAGACAAACTGAATTTATACAGTGATATCGGCAATATTATTGCATTAAAACAACGTGCGAAATGGCGCAATATTAAACTGAACGTCGTAGAAGTCAATGAAACAGAAGGTGTGACACTTGATAATTGCGATATCTTCTTTATCGGTGGCGGCAGTGACCGTGAACAAGCACTTGCAACAGAAGAACTGAGCAAGATTAAAGATCAGCTTAAAGCAGCCATTGAAGATGGTATGCCAGGACTTACTATTTGCGGAGGGTACCAGTTCCTAGGCACAAAATATATCACGCCAGACGGTACAGAATTAGAAGGACTCGGCATCTTAGATTTCTATACACAATCGCAAAAAGAACGTTTAACAGGCGACATTGTTATCGAAAGCGAAACGTTCGGGACAATTGTCGGCTTCGAGAACCATGGGGGACGTACTTATCATGACTTCGGAACATTCGGCAAAGTCAAATACGGCTATGGCAACAACGAAGAAGACCGACGCGAAGGCATTCATTATAAAAACTTGCTCGGCACCTATCTACATGGACCCGTTTTACCGAAGAACCATGAAATCACAGACTATTTGTTAAAGAAAGCCTGTGAGAGAAAAGGTATTCCATTTGAGCCTCATAACTTAGATAACACTGAAGAAGAAGCAGCTAAACAAGCGATTGTAGAACGTTTAGAGAAACAGCATAAATAA